In the Chryseobacterium sp. MYb264 genome, one interval contains:
- a CDS encoding Lrp/AsnC family transcriptional regulator, producing MNYQLDEIDKKILDFLVENTRMPFTEIAKQMDVSAGTIHVRVKKMEDAGIILGSSLNIDYGKLDYHFTAFIGILLTKSNRTQEVLKELTSIPNVIEASVISGKYNIFCKVRAKNTEDAKRIIYQIDDIQDVMRTESMISMEEYLSDKNRLINAISI from the coding sequence ATGAACTATCAACTGGACGAAATAGACAAGAAGATTCTTGATTTCTTAGTAGAAAACACAAGAATGCCTTTTACTGAGATTGCTAAACAGATGGACGTATCTGCCGGAACAATCCACGTAAGAGTGAAGAAAATGGAGGATGCAGGTATTATTTTGGGATCATCTCTTAATATCGATTATGGTAAATTAGATTACCATTTTACAGCTTTCATAGGAATTCTTTTAACAAAATCAAACCGTACACAGGAGGTTTTAAAAGAGCTTACAAGTATTCCTAACGTAATTGAGGCGAGCGTAATTTCAGGGAAATACAATATTTTCTGTAAAGTAAGAGCTAAAAATACGGAAGATGCTAAAAGAATTATCTATCAGATAGATGATATTCAGGATGTCATGAGAACGGAAAGTATGATTTCTATGGAAGAATACTTAAGCGACAAAAACAGACTGATTAACGCTATTTCTATTTAA
- a CDS encoding CocE/NonD family hydrolase, with translation MKRKAYFSSRKTDTINPRSDEYRYRIDHEFKIYDSITIETKDHGILTLSVILDKKIPAPQSTILMNTIYADVNNINVGKEWAKRGYASVILNTRGKYLSPDTVQPFEHEEEDINEAIEWIIRQQWSDGKVGMMGGSYSAFSQWAAAKKLHASLKTIVPQAAVGIGTMDFPMRNHIFFAYTLQWLNQVMNNKMTDYRDFNDTRKWNSVYKNWYISGTSFRKLDSVSGKPNPVFQKWLNHPEEDEYWQKMIPSRTDFRTVDIPILSITGYFDANKLGALYYFNQHYQYHEDAEHYLVIGPYDHLGAQGIIKKEVRGYRIDPVAHVDINKLTVEWFDYILKGKPKPSFLKDKVNYQVMGTNVWKHIHTLDELGKNKLKLYLDPEHGSLTASASKNEHEEFSPFSVDYGNRSDVDELMGFKYLIVDDSLYRRDNLIFSTSPFEKAFDFSGNASLTLALSMNKKDADLYININELMPDGKYFQLSTNVWRASYKSGSEKRDFFTPDKKEMITVELNDFISKKIEKGSQLLVSIGAVKSPFWQINYGSGKPVNDESIEDAGEPLKIKVYTGSYLEIPYHLD, from the coding sequence ATGAAGAGAAAGGCATATTTTTCAAGCAGAAAAACGGATACCATAAATCCCCGAAGTGATGAATACCGTTACCGGATTGATCATGAATTTAAAATTTACGACAGTATAACCATAGAGACAAAAGATCATGGAATATTGACGCTCAGCGTGATCCTCGACAAAAAAATACCTGCTCCTCAAAGTACGATTTTAATGAATACCATTTATGCTGATGTTAATAATATCAACGTCGGAAAGGAATGGGCGAAAAGAGGCTACGCTTCCGTAATTCTCAATACACGGGGCAAATACCTAAGCCCCGATACGGTACAGCCTTTTGAACATGAAGAAGAAGATATTAATGAGGCTATTGAGTGGATCATTCGCCAGCAATGGAGTGATGGAAAAGTAGGTATGATGGGGGGAAGTTATTCAGCTTTCAGCCAATGGGCAGCTGCAAAAAAGCTTCATGCCTCCCTGAAAACAATAGTCCCCCAGGCTGCGGTAGGTATCGGGACTATGGATTTTCCTATGCGAAATCATATCTTTTTTGCATATACCCTGCAATGGCTGAATCAGGTAATGAATAACAAAATGACGGATTACCGTGATTTTAATGATACCCGAAAATGGAATTCCGTTTACAAAAACTGGTATATAAGCGGCACATCGTTCCGGAAATTAGACTCCGTCAGCGGAAAACCGAATCCTGTTTTTCAAAAATGGCTCAATCATCCCGAGGAAGATGAATATTGGCAAAAAATGATTCCTTCCAGGACCGATTTTCGTACTGTAGATATTCCCATACTATCGATTACGGGATATTTCGACGCCAATAAATTAGGAGCCTTATATTATTTTAACCAACATTATCAATATCATGAAGATGCGGAACATTATTTAGTGATAGGTCCTTATGATCATCTTGGAGCACAAGGCATTATCAAAAAAGAGGTGAGGGGGTATAGGATAGATCCGGTGGCTCACGTAGATATTAACAAGCTCACGGTAGAATGGTTTGATTATATTTTAAAAGGAAAACCAAAACCCTCTTTTCTAAAAGATAAGGTGAATTATCAGGTAATGGGAACCAATGTTTGGAAACATATACATACCCTTGATGAGTTGGGAAAAAATAAACTCAAGCTTTACTTGGATCCTGAGCATGGTAGCCTTACAGCGTCTGCTTCAAAAAATGAACATGAAGAATTTTCCCCTTTTTCGGTGGATTACGGCAACAGATCAGATGTTGATGAGTTAATGGGGTTTAAGTATTTAATTGTTGATGACTCCCTGTATCGCCGCGATAATCTTATTTTTTCAACATCACCTTTTGAAAAAGCATTTGATTTTTCTGGGAATGCATCACTAACATTGGCTTTGAGCATGAATAAAAAAGATGCAGACCTGTACATCAATATCAACGAACTGATGCCTGACGGGAAATATTTTCAACTCTCAACCAATGTATGGCGAGCAAGCTATAAAAGCGGAAGTGAAAAAAGAGATTTTTTTACTCCTGATAAGAAAGAGATGATTACCGTAGAACTTAATGACTTCATCAGCAAAAAAATAGAAAAGGGAAGTCAGCTGCTTGTATCTATTGGCGCGGTAAAAAGTCCTTTCTGGCAAATCAATTATGGTTCGGGTAAGCCAGTGAATGATGAGTCTATCGAGGATGCGGGGGAACCTTTAAAAATAAAAGTATATACGGGAAGTTACCTTGAAATTCCCTATCATTTAGATTGA
- a CDS encoding transketolase family protein has translation MKYTYTEKKDTRSGFGAGLAELADKNPNVVALCADLIGSLKMEKFIEKAPERFFQVGIAEANMIGLAAGLSITGKIPFTGTFANFSTSRVYDQIRQSVAYSNKNVKICASHAGLTLGEDGATHQVLEDIGMMKMLPGMTVINTCDYNQTKAATLAIAEHEGPVYLRFGRPVVPVFIPEDMPFEIGKGILLQEGTDVTIVATGHLVWESLVAADELEKEGISCEVINIHTIKPLDEEIILKSVEKTGKIVSAEEHNYLGGLGESIAGMLARKRPTRQEFVAVNDTFGESATPAELMKKYKIDSEAVKEAVKRILDK, from the coding sequence ATGAAATATACATATACAGAAAAAAAGGATACACGTTCAGGATTCGGAGCGGGATTAGCTGAACTTGCTGACAAAAATCCTAATGTTGTAGCACTTTGCGCAGACCTTATCGGTTCTTTAAAAATGGAAAAATTCATTGAAAAAGCACCGGAAAGATTCTTCCAGGTGGGTATTGCAGAAGCCAATATGATTGGTTTGGCTGCAGGTCTTAGCATTACGGGAAAAATTCCTTTTACAGGAACTTTTGCTAACTTCTCTACTTCAAGAGTGTACGACCAGATTCGTCAGTCGGTAGCGTATTCTAATAAAAATGTAAAAATATGTGCTTCTCACGCAGGTCTTACTTTGGGTGAAGATGGGGCAACTCACCAGGTTTTGGAAGACATCGGAATGATGAAAATGCTTCCAGGAATGACGGTAATCAATACTTGTGATTATAACCAAACAAAAGCGGCAACTTTAGCTATTGCTGAGCACGAAGGTCCGGTATATTTAAGATTCGGAAGACCGGTTGTTCCCGTTTTCATTCCGGAAGATATGCCTTTCGAGATCGGAAAAGGAATTCTACTTCAGGAAGGTACTGACGTAACCATCGTTGCAACAGGTCACCTTGTCTGGGAATCTCTTGTAGCAGCTGATGAGCTTGAAAAAGAAGGTATTTCTTGTGAAGTGATCAATATCCACACAATTAAACCTTTGGACGAAGAAATCATCTTAAAATCAGTTGAAAAAACTGGTAAGATTGTTTCTGCGGAAGAGCATAACTACCTTGGAGGTTTAGGTGAATCTATCGCTGGAATGTTGGCAAGAAAAAGACCAACAAGACAGGAATTCGTTGCGGTAAACGATACTTTCGGAGAATCTGCTACTCCGGCTGAATTGATGAAGAAATATAAAATTGATTCTGAAGCGGTAAAAGAAGCGGTAAAAAGAATTTTAGATAAATAA
- a CDS encoding transketolase, with protein MSKSIEELKSLTTQIRRDILRMVHAVNSGHPGGSLGCTEFFTALYGKVLKYDLPFTMEGKNQDHFYLSNGHISPVFYSTLARFGFFPVEELSTFRKLDSRLQGHPTTHEGLPGIRVASGSLGQGLSVALGAAEGKKLDGDNSLVYTLHGDGELQEGQNWEAFMYASAKKVDNIISTIDYNGQQIDGSTEHVLSLGNLHAKLEAFGWTVLEEKNGNDLEAVIAILEKAKTETGKGKPVVILLHTEMGYGVDYMMGSHAWHGKAPNDEQLETAFKQLYLEAPADY; from the coding sequence ATGAGTAAAAGTATCGAAGAGTTAAAATCTCTTACTACGCAAATCAGAAGAGACATTTTGAGAATGGTTCACGCTGTAAATTCAGGACACCCGGGAGGAAGTTTAGGTTGTACAGAATTCTTCACAGCCCTTTATGGAAAGGTGTTGAAGTATGATCTTCCTTTCACAATGGAAGGTAAAAACCAAGACCATTTCTATCTTTCAAACGGGCATATTTCTCCGGTTTTTTATTCTACTTTGGCTAGATTTGGCTTTTTCCCTGTTGAGGAATTGAGCACTTTCAGAAAATTAGATTCAAGATTACAAGGTCACCCGACAACGCACGAAGGTTTACCAGGTATCAGAGTCGCTTCAGGATCTTTAGGACAAGGGCTTTCTGTAGCATTAGGTGCTGCTGAAGGTAAAAAATTAGACGGAGACAACTCTTTAGTATATACTTTACATGGAGACGGAGAATTGCAGGAAGGACAAAACTGGGAGGCATTTATGTATGCTTCTGCAAAAAAGGTAGACAACATCATTTCCACGATCGACTATAACGGACAGCAGATTGACGGAAGCACAGAACACGTACTTTCATTAGGAAATCTTCATGCTAAGCTTGAAGCGTTCGGATGGACTGTTTTAGAAGAGAAAAACGGAAACGATCTAGAAGCCGTAATTGCTATTTTAGAAAAAGCAAAAACAGAAACAGGAAAAGGAAAACCTGTCGTTATTCTTCTTCATACCGAAATGGGTTATGGTGTAGACTATATGATGGGATCTCACGCCTGGCACGGAAAAGCTCCGAATGACGAGCAACTGGAGACCGCATTCAAACAATTATACTTAGAAGCTCCTGCGGATTATTAA
- a CDS encoding sodium:solute symporter: protein MSPFILLAIIIVYFALLLWVAYRTGKGSDNESFFIGNRKSNWMLVAFGMIGTSLSGVTFVSVPGAVGNDKFAYLQITVGYLIGYVIIAYVLLPLYYRLKLTSIYGYLQQRMGHLSYKSGAWIFIVSRLVGATARLYLVVNILQVAILNSLGVPFIVTTLIILAMIILYTYEGGVKTIVWTDTLQTSCMLLGLIICTVYMLNHLGLSLGESFTAMNEKGYTKIFDFDPNQKSFFIKQVLAGAFITITMTGIDQEMMQKSLSVTKLKDSQKNMVTLGFILLGVISLFLYMGGLLHLYGAQENVASAGDQLFPDIALNHMPPFISIIFIIALISALFPSADGAMTALTSSLCIDIFGMKEKKEWDDKKKERFRKNVHLIVALSFLIMVIIFKVINDNSMIGLILKLAGFTYGPLLGLFAFGIFTKFKVKDNLVPFVCIAAPVTSYFIDKYQETLFGEFKIGLELLIINGLLTFIGLWLIRKK from the coding sequence ATGTCTCCATTTATATTACTTGCCATCATTATCGTGTATTTTGCATTGCTGCTTTGGGTAGCCTACCGCACCGGAAAAGGAAGTGATAATGAGAGTTTCTTCATCGGAAACCGTAAAAGTAATTGGATGCTTGTGGCGTTTGGAATGATCGGAACTTCACTTTCGGGAGTTACTTTTGTGAGCGTTCCGGGAGCTGTTGGAAATGACAAATTTGCTTATTTACAGATTACTGTGGGATATTTGATAGGTTATGTGATCATCGCCTACGTTCTTCTCCCTTTATATTATCGATTAAAATTAACCTCTATTTACGGCTATCTTCAGCAAAGAATGGGTCATCTTTCCTATAAATCGGGAGCATGGATCTTTATTGTTTCGAGATTGGTGGGTGCCACTGCGAGATTATATCTTGTGGTGAATATTTTACAGGTTGCCATTCTGAACAGTTTGGGCGTTCCTTTTATTGTTACAACATTGATTATTCTCGCAATGATCATTCTTTACACCTATGAAGGCGGAGTGAAAACCATTGTCTGGACCGATACTTTACAGACTTCATGTATGCTTTTAGGATTAATTATCTGTACTGTTTATATGCTGAACCATTTAGGATTAAGCTTAGGTGAAAGTTTTACCGCGATGAACGAAAAAGGCTATACAAAAATCTTTGATTTTGATCCTAACCAGAAAAGTTTCTTCATTAAACAAGTCTTAGCCGGCGCATTTATCACCATCACCATGACCGGAATTGATCAGGAAATGATGCAGAAAAGTTTATCGGTTACCAAACTGAAAGATTCTCAGAAAAATATGGTGACATTAGGCTTTATTTTATTGGGTGTTATTTCATTATTCCTTTATATGGGCGGGCTTTTACATCTTTATGGCGCTCAGGAAAATGTGGCAAGTGCGGGAGATCAGTTATTCCCCGATATTGCTTTGAATCACATGCCTCCATTTATCTCCATCATCTTTATTATTGCGTTGATTTCAGCCTTATTTCCAAGTGCAGACGGGGCGATGACGGCTTTAACCTCCTCTTTATGCATCGATATTTTCGGAATGAAGGAGAAAAAGGAATGGGATGATAAAAAGAAGGAAAGATTCAGAAAAAATGTTCACCTGATCGTGGCATTATCTTTCTTAATTATGGTGATTATCTTTAAAGTCATCAATGATAATTCGATGATTGGTTTAATTCTTAAATTGGCAGGCTTCACGTATGGGCCGCTTTTAGGACTTTTCGCCTTTGGAATTTTTACTAAATTTAAAGTGAAAGACAATCTGGTTCCATTCGTTTGTATTGCTGCGCCAGTGACCTCTTATTTTATCGATAAATATCAGGAAACTTTGTTCGGAGAATTTAAAATCGGGTTGGAATTATTGATTATTAATGGATTGCTTACTTTTATTGGGCTTTGGTTGATTAGAAAGAAATAA
- a CDS encoding GNAT family N-acetyltransferase: MIEVKQNNDEKHGNFEAFIEGNRAGLMTYTWAGEERFIIDHTEVEEAYNGQGVGKEMLVAAVDFARKNGKTIIPLCPFAKATFQKHEELQDILVNQTPVQ; the protein is encoded by the coding sequence ATGATTGAAGTAAAACAAAACAACGACGAAAAGCACGGAAATTTTGAGGCATTCATAGAAGGAAACCGCGCAGGTTTGATGACATACACCTGGGCTGGTGAAGAGAGATTTATCATCGACCATACTGAAGTGGAAGAAGCATACAACGGACAAGGTGTTGGCAAAGAAATGCTTGTGGCTGCGGTAGATTTTGCAAGAAAAAACGGAAAAACCATTATTCCGCTTTGCCCTTTTGCAAAAGCTACTTTCCAGAAACATGAAGAGCTTCAGGATATTTTAGTTAATCAGACTCCGGTTCAATAG
- a CDS encoding OsmC family protein, with translation MAVTVKASLGKEKYYTQVVAGENTLITDEPVDKGGQNKGFNPFEILATSLASCTAATLRMYIDRKEWDVENINVEVELENFPLTKRAIFKRDISFEGTNLDEEQLKRLHTIADACPIHKILTNEIEILTKFS, from the coding sequence ATGGCGGTAACGGTAAAAGCAAGTTTAGGAAAAGAAAAATATTACACACAGGTTGTCGCTGGTGAAAATACTTTGATCACCGATGAACCTGTAGATAAAGGCGGACAGAATAAAGGTTTTAACCCTTTTGAAATCCTGGCAACTTCTTTGGCAAGCTGTACGGCAGCAACCCTGAGAATGTATATCGATCGAAAAGAATGGGACGTTGAAAACATTAACGTAGAAGTAGAACTTGAAAACTTTCCATTGACCAAAAGAGCGATCTTTAAAAGAGATATCAGCTTTGAAGGCACAAATCTTGATGAAGAACAATTGAAGAGACTTCACACGATTGCGGACGCGTGCCCGATACATAAAATATTAACAAACGAAATAGAAATATTAACCAAATTCTCATAA
- a CDS encoding NADPH-dependent FMN reductase — MKILAFAGSTSSTSINRELVKFVLKDFQNEDINLIDLNDFDMPVFSVDREKKGFPEEAHHFLKAIEESDVIICSLAEHNRSYSSAFKNVFDWASRINVKVFQDKPMFLMSTSPGGYGGGNVMNTAKTFFPQFAADIKDTFSLPKFYENFDLESGVINPEMLKELKDKIENFKNQIKN; from the coding sequence ATGAAAATATTAGCATTTGCAGGAAGTACATCTTCCACATCAATCAACAGAGAACTGGTGAAATTTGTTTTGAAAGATTTTCAGAATGAAGACATCAATTTAATTGATTTAAATGATTTTGACATGCCCGTTTTCTCTGTTGACCGCGAGAAAAAAGGTTTCCCCGAAGAAGCGCATCACTTTTTGAAAGCTATTGAAGAATCTGATGTCATTATCTGTTCGCTTGCCGAACACAACAGATCGTACAGCTCGGCTTTTAAAAACGTTTTCGACTGGGCTTCGAGAATTAATGTAAAAGTTTTTCAGGATAAACCCATGTTTCTGATGTCGACTTCTCCCGGAGGTTACGGCGGTGGAAATGTGATGAATACAGCAAAAACATTTTTTCCGCAATTTGCAGCAGATATTAAAGATACTTTTTCACTTCCGAAGTTTTATGAAAATTTTGATTTGGAAAGTGGCGTTATCAACCCTGAAATGCTGAAAGAGCTCAAAGACAAAATTGAAAATTTTAAAAATCAGATTAAAAACTAA
- a CDS encoding pirin family protein encodes MSNIGLIIEEKSADIGNFLVGRLLPFREKRAVGPFVFIDHMGPSELKDYQNLDVPPHPHIGLSTLTYLLEGSIFHRDSIGSALEIKPGAVNWMTAGKGVVHSERTPEYLRHSDKRLHGFQIWVGLPKHLEQSEPTFHHIEAEEIPVWDEDGIQYKLIAGEAFGRKSPVPVHSKLFFIEIKTTDAKKISIGKDLYGEAAMYVLDGTVTTDGNSYGSKQLMIAKDTKLCEFDMSENGTVYLFGGEPFDEERFIFWNFVNSDKELIETAKVNWNDQNHEAFPLVPGDEEEYVPLPKAILNRKP; translated from the coding sequence ATGTCAAATATCGGACTTATTATAGAAGAAAAATCCGCGGATATAGGAAACTTTTTAGTCGGCAGACTATTGCCTTTCCGTGAAAAAAGAGCAGTCGGACCATTCGTTTTTATCGATCATATGGGACCTTCTGAGTTGAAAGATTACCAGAATCTTGATGTTCCGCCACATCCACACATTGGTCTTTCAACATTAACTTATCTTCTGGAAGGATCAATCTTCCACAGAGACAGTATCGGAAGTGCTTTGGAGATCAAACCTGGAGCTGTGAACTGGATGACTGCCGGAAAAGGAGTGGTACATTCAGAAAGAACACCGGAATATTTGAGACATTCTGATAAGAGACTTCACGGTTTCCAAATTTGGGTAGGGCTTCCGAAACATTTGGAGCAGTCTGAGCCTACTTTCCATCATATCGAAGCTGAAGAAATTCCGGTTTGGGATGAAGATGGAATTCAATATAAATTAATTGCGGGAGAAGCGTTCGGCAGAAAATCTCCGGTTCCGGTTCACAGCAAATTATTTTTTATTGAAATTAAAACTACAGATGCAAAAAAAATCAGCATCGGAAAAGATCTTTACGGTGAAGCCGCGATGTATGTTTTAGACGGAACTGTTACTACAGACGGAAATTCTTATGGTTCAAAGCAACTAATGATTGCCAAAGACACTAAATTGTGTGAATTTGACATGAGTGAAAACGGAACCGTTTATCTTTTCGGGGGCGAACCATTTGATGAAGAACGTTTTATTTTCTGGAATTTCGTAAATTCAGACAAAGAATTAATTGAAACAGCAAAAGTAAACTGGAACGACCAAAATCATGAAGCTTTTCCTTTAGTTCCGGGAGATGAGGAAGAATATGTTCCGCTTCCAAAAGCGATTTTAAACAGAAAACCGTAA
- a CDS encoding GNAT family N-acetyltransferase produces the protein MKSEFENIALVNTGNRFEIEFNGHSAFIDYREMGSQIALNHTEADLLISGTGAAEAVVEKTLQYIEDHHKKALPFCPYVAAFIKKNPEWKRIVDERFHGYDQL, from the coding sequence ATGAAATCAGAATTTGAAAATATAGCATTAGTAAACACCGGAAACCGATTCGAAATAGAATTCAACGGTCATTCCGCTTTTATTGATTATCGCGAAATGGGAAGCCAGATTGCCTTAAACCATACCGAAGCAGATCTGTTGATTTCAGGAACCGGCGCTGCAGAAGCCGTTGTCGAAAAAACATTACAATATATCGAAGACCATCATAAAAAAGCACTCCCCTTCTGCCCTTACGTTGCCGCATTCATTAAAAAAAATCCTGAGTGGAAACGTATTGTCGATGAGCGCTTTCACGGTTATGATCAACTTTAA
- a CDS encoding pirin family protein yields the protein MATKKVEKIVSPRPAHFVGDGFRVHNFIPGVQGMDMKRMDPFLVLDYNSKFHFNGTDQPRGVGVHPHRGFETVTIAYKGKVQHHDSAGGGGIIGEGDVQWMTAAKGVLHKEYHEKEWAQKGGFFQMVQLWVNLPSVYKMSCPKYQSIKNSEMTKVDLGENGFIEVIAGTYKDQKGPAFTFSPVNMMNAKLKKGGNAEFSFPDTFNTGALVIEGTIIVNGEQKAATDHFVLFRNEGETFTIEASKDAIVLIISGMPLNEPIYPHGPFVMNTREEIMQAFEDYNLGRFGYLAD from the coding sequence ATGGCAACTAAAAAAGTAGAAAAAATAGTATCTCCCAGACCTGCTCATTTTGTGGGTGATGGTTTTAGGGTTCATAATTTTATTCCGGGCGTACAGGGAATGGACATGAAAAGAATGGATCCGTTTCTTGTGCTGGATTACAATTCAAAATTTCATTTCAACGGAACAGATCAGCCGCGAGGTGTCGGAGTACATCCTCACCGAGGTTTTGAAACCGTAACCATAGCTTATAAAGGAAAAGTTCAGCATCACGACAGCGCAGGCGGTGGCGGAATTATCGGTGAAGGCGATGTACAATGGATGACCGCTGCAAAAGGCGTTCTTCACAAAGAATATCACGAAAAAGAATGGGCACAAAAAGGTGGATTTTTCCAGATGGTTCAACTCTGGGTCAACCTTCCTTCAGTCTACAAAATGAGCTGCCCGAAATACCAGTCCATCAAAAATTCAGAGATGACGAAAGTTGATCTCGGCGAAAACGGTTTTATCGAAGTTATTGCCGGAACATATAAAGATCAGAAGGGTCCCGCTTTCACTTTCAGTCCCGTGAATATGATGAATGCCAAACTGAAAAAGGGCGGAAATGCAGAATTCAGTTTTCCGGATACCTTCAATACCGGAGCTTTGGTTATCGAAGGAACTATCATCGTTAACGGGGAACAGAAAGCAGCAACCGATCATTTTGTTTTATTCCGAAATGAAGGCGAAACATTTACTATTGAAGCTTCAAAAGATGCTATTGTTTTAATTATCAGCGGCATGCCATTGAATGAACCGATTTATCCACACGGTCCTTTTGTGATGAATACCCGAGAAGAAATTATGCAGGCATTTGAGGATTATAATTTGGGACGATTTGGTTATCTGGCGGATTAA
- a CDS encoding zinc ribbon domain-containing protein YjdM has product MSDTVLCPKCSSEFTYPSDNLMVCSQCFYEWNPEEVTADASNSGAILDANGNELKDGDSVVVVKDLPVKGAPKPVKAGTKVKNIRLRPDSDHNIDCKIDGFGAMALKSEFVKKA; this is encoded by the coding sequence ATGAGTGATACTGTACTTTGTCCGAAATGCAGCTCTGAATTTACTTATCCTAGCGATAATTTGATGGTTTGTTCCCAATGTTTTTATGAATGGAATCCGGAAGAAGTGACTGCTGACGCATCAAATTCAGGCGCAATTTTAGATGCTAACGGGAATGAATTAAAAGATGGGGATTCTGTAGTTGTTGTCAAGGATCTTCCGGTAAAAGGCGCCCCGAAGCCAGTAAAAGCAGGAACAAAAGTTAAAAACATTCGTTTAAGACCTGACAGTGATCATAATATTGACTGTAAAATTGATGGATTTGGAGCTATGGCTCTGAAATCAGAATTTGTAAAGAAGGCATAA
- a CDS encoding RsmB/NOP family class I SAM-dependent RNA methyltransferase, producing MELIHRNLAIGIHDALQETFFEKNKYADKVIERLLKAHKKWGSQDRAVVSEIFYNIIRWKKRLEYYMGEGVKPNNIYKLIIAYLLWSKTNYKKFEEFDGIKIADILTKLKKNTVPTKAIEHSIPDWLAETLEKELGEKWEKEMLALNEQAPTVLRANSLRTTPKELISDLADENIVSYPIKNYPDAVQLEEKKNVFLTTAFKEGLFEVQDASSQKIGYFLDVKEGQRVVDACAGAGGKTLHLAALMQNKGQIIALDIFEWKLAELKRRAKRAGAHNIETRMISDNKVIKRLHEKADRLLIDAPCSGLGVLKRNPDSKWKIDQDFIDRIKKEQQQILQDYSKMVKKGGQMVYATCSILPSENNLQVDEFIKNNPNFRMIKDEKVMPSTGYDGFYMALIERVS from the coding sequence ATGGAACTTATTCACAGAAATTTAGCCATCGGAATTCACGATGCTTTACAAGAAACATTTTTCGAAAAAAATAAATATGCCGATAAAGTAATCGAAAGACTTTTGAAAGCACACAAAAAATGGGGAAGCCAAGACAGAGCGGTTGTTTCTGAAATTTTCTACAACATTATCCGTTGGAAAAAACGTCTTGAATACTATATGGGTGAAGGGGTAAAACCAAATAATATCTATAAATTAATCATTGCATATCTTCTTTGGAGTAAAACCAATTATAAAAAGTTTGAAGAGTTCGACGGAATTAAAATCGCTGATATTCTTACGAAACTTAAAAAAAATACCGTTCCTACAAAAGCTATTGAACATTCGATCCCTGATTGGTTGGCTGAAACTTTGGAAAAAGAATTGGGGGAAAAATGGGAGAAAGAAATGTTGGCTTTGAACGAGCAGGCTCCGACGGTTTTAAGAGCAAATTCTCTAAGAACAACTCCGAAAGAGCTGATTTCTGACCTTGCTGATGAAAATATTGTTTCATATCCTATCAAAAATTATCCTGATGCAGTTCAGTTAGAAGAAAAAAAGAACGTTTTTCTTACGACAGCGTTTAAAGAAGGATTATTTGAAGTTCAGGATGCCTCTTCTCAGAAAATAGGCTATTTCCTTGATGTAAAAGAAGGGCAAAGGGTGGTTGATGCCTGTGCCGGAGCGGGAGGGAAAACACTTCACTTAGCCGCTTTGATGCAGAATAAGGGACAGATTATTGCTCTTGATATTTTTGAATGGAAATTGGCTGAGTTAAAACGTCGTGCAAAAAGAGCTGGTGCCCACAATATTGAAACACGTATGATTTCCGACAATAAAGTAATCAAGAGACTTCATGAAAAAGCTGACAGATTATTGATTGACGCACCATGTTCAGGTCTTGGAGTTTTGAAAAGAAATCCGGATAGCAAGTGGAAAATCGACCAGGATTTTATCGACAGAATCAAGAAAGAGCAGCAACAGATTCTTCAGGACTATTCTAAAATGGTAAAAAAGGGTGGGCAAATGGTGTACGCTACCTGTTCTATTCTGCCTTCTGAAAACAATCTTCAGGTAGACGAATTCATCAAAAATAACCCGAATTTTAGAATGATTAAAGATGAGAAAGTAATGCCAAGTACAGGTTACGACGGTTTTTATATGGCTTTGATCGAAAGAGTTTCCTAA